The following proteins are encoded in a genomic region of Vibrio spartinae:
- a CDS encoding VOC family protein — MEPRISIITLGVKNLEASYDFYAALGFTSPQKPADGIIFFKTGGVCLALYPLDDLAEDISPAYASHSPGFSGITLAHNTRSREEVDEVLALAVSAGARLEKPAKDAFWGGYSGYFSDPDGYLWEVAYGDCWDFHDDGSLVIQ; from the coding sequence GTGGAACCTAGGATTAGTATTATCACACTTGGTGTGAAAAATTTAGAAGCCTCATATGATTTTTATGCTGCACTCGGCTTTACTTCCCCCCAAAAACCAGCGGACGGTATCATTTTCTTTAAAACCGGTGGTGTGTGTCTGGCGTTGTATCCGTTGGATGATCTGGCTGAGGATATCTCACCGGCGTATGCATCTCACAGCCCGGGGTTTTCTGGTATAACATTGGCGCATAATACGCGTTCGAGAGAAGAAGTTGATGAAGTTTTGGCATTGGCAGTCAGTGCCGGAGCCCGGTTAGAAAAACCGGCAAAGGACGCATTCTGGGGCGGTTATAGTGGCTATTTTTCTGATCCCGATGGTTACCTATGGGAAGTCGCGTATGGGGATTGCTGGGATTTCCATGATGATGGCAGTCTGGTGATTCAGTAG
- a CDS encoding UTRA domain-containing protein, with product MTQLTKIKDVIREQILGGTMSTRQKLPSERELCALFSTTRITVKDSLASLETEGLIYREERRGWFVSPPRVHYNPLSRSHFHQMISEQNRIAETRLIQVQSRMATSEEAKLLALNEMTPLHMIQRLRFIDGRVVLYVENCLIAHWFPGIIEENLTQSLTGLYRQKYGYVTSRSRFDVISTAATPQVAKALNIAAGQQVLKICRVNYKQDGAIIDCEFEYWRPDAVMITIDSHTENE from the coding sequence ATGACGCAACTCACTAAAATTAAAGATGTCATTCGGGAGCAGATTCTCGGTGGGACGATGAGTACCCGACAGAAGTTACCTTCCGAGCGGGAGTTATGTGCCCTGTTTTCGACCACGCGGATTACGGTCAAAGATTCATTGGCGTCTCTGGAAACTGAAGGCTTAATTTATCGGGAAGAGCGTCGGGGCTGGTTTGTTTCACCACCAAGAGTCCATTATAACCCGCTGTCCCGGAGTCACTTTCATCAGATGATCAGTGAACAGAATCGCATTGCTGAAACGCGATTGATTCAAGTACAGAGCCGGATGGCGACCAGTGAAGAAGCTAAATTACTGGCACTGAACGAGATGACGCCACTCCATATGATTCAAAGGCTACGTTTTATTGACGGGCGAGTCGTGCTGTATGTTGAAAACTGCCTGATTGCGCATTGGTTCCCCGGAATTATTGAAGAAAATCTGACTCAGTCACTGACCGGGCTGTATCGGCAGAAGTATGGGTATGTGACCAGCCGTTCTCGCTTTGATGTAATTTCAACCGCCGCGACGCCTCAAGTTGCGAAAGCGCTCAACATTGCTGCCGGACAGCAAGTCCTGAAAATTTGTCGAGTCAATTATAAACAAGACGGGGCAATCATCGATTGTGAGTTTGAATACTGGCGTCCGGATGCGGTTATGATTACCATCGATAGCCATACTGAAAATGAGTGA
- a CDS encoding ABC transporter substrate-binding protein, translating into MIPTTLALISVALTFHATAKTQSIDELVAAAKAEGQVYSVGMPDSWANWKDTWQDLNTKYHLQHQDTDMSSAQEVAKFAAEKHNATADIGDVGFAFGRVAVQKGVAQPYKPSTWRDIPDWAKDKDGYWALAYTGTIAFMSNNNLVKHPPKSWADLLTGNYKVTIGDVGVASQANNAVLAAAFANGGNESNLKPALKFFGKLAEQGRLSFTDPSLANLEKGEVEVAVLWDFNALNYRDKIDRSRFTVSIPQDGSVISGYTTIINKYAKHPNAAKLAREYIFSNQGQINLANGYARPIRTDIALPAETKAKLLDNKQYKNVHPIQNFDAWEKSARRLPRQWQESVLIHQQ; encoded by the coding sequence ATGATACCGACAACATTAGCGCTTATTTCTGTCGCACTGACGTTTCATGCAACTGCAAAAACCCAGTCTATTGATGAACTGGTTGCGGCGGCTAAAGCGGAAGGGCAAGTCTACAGTGTCGGAATGCCCGATAGCTGGGCAAACTGGAAAGATACCTGGCAAGACCTGAATACGAAATATCACCTGCAACATCAGGATACCGATATGAGTTCAGCGCAAGAAGTTGCCAAATTTGCAGCGGAAAAACACAATGCCACCGCAGATATCGGTGATGTTGGCTTCGCTTTCGGGCGTGTTGCCGTGCAAAAGGGCGTCGCTCAACCTTATAAACCTTCAACTTGGCGCGACATTCCTGACTGGGCAAAAGATAAAGACGGCTACTGGGCCCTTGCCTACACGGGAACGATCGCATTTATGTCGAACAATAATCTGGTAAAACATCCACCGAAGAGTTGGGCCGATCTGCTCACCGGAAACTATAAAGTGACCATCGGTGATGTTGGTGTCGCGTCTCAAGCCAATAATGCTGTTTTGGCGGCTGCATTCGCCAACGGCGGTAATGAATCTAACTTAAAACCAGCCCTCAAGTTCTTCGGTAAACTGGCAGAACAAGGGCGTCTGTCTTTCACCGACCCCAGTCTGGCGAACTTAGAAAAAGGAGAAGTTGAAGTGGCAGTTTTGTGGGATTTCAATGCGCTCAACTACCGCGATAAAATTGACCGTTCTCGCTTCACGGTGAGCATCCCTCAAGATGGTTCCGTCATTTCCGGCTACACCACCATCATCAATAAATACGCAAAGCACCCGAATGCGGCAAAACTCGCCCGTGAATATATCTTTAGTAATCAGGGACAGATCAATCTTGCCAATGGTTATGCCCGCCCGATCCGAACCGACATTGCGCTCCCGGCAGAAACCAAAGCCAAATTACTCGATAACAAACAGTACAAAAACGTTCATCCTATTCAAAACTTTGATGCCTGGGAAAAATCAGCCCGCCGTCTGCCACGTCAATGGCAAGAAAGTGTCCTCATCCACCAGCAGTAA
- a CDS encoding alkaline phosphatase family protein, which translates to MSNKVILVVLDGLNLSVARQCLGYLNGLIASQQATLYPITCELPSLSRPLYECLLTGVCPVESGIVHNQVNRLSQHESVFSLAMQQGRKTAAAAYHWFSELYNRSPYQPAEDRFTDNPALHIQHGLFYHWDHYPDEALFLDAEYLRRHYDPDFLLIHPMNIDDAGHQSGLDSAHYRNTVRQADIILSDILPQWMAAGYQILITSDHGMNNDRSHGGTLIEEREVPLFVIGEHFSHQQAQIDQTDICGVICELLGLIHQKPIARGIL; encoded by the coding sequence ATGAGCAATAAAGTAATCCTTGTTGTTCTGGACGGCCTCAATCTTTCAGTAGCCCGGCAATGTCTGGGCTACCTGAATGGCCTGATCGCATCTCAGCAAGCAACATTATATCCAATCACCTGTGAACTGCCCTCGTTATCCCGACCACTCTATGAATGTTTGTTGACGGGCGTCTGTCCGGTCGAAAGTGGCATTGTGCACAATCAGGTCAACCGCCTTTCCCAGCATGAGTCGGTCTTTAGTCTGGCAATGCAGCAGGGCAGGAAAACCGCAGCAGCAGCTTATCATTGGTTTAGCGAACTCTATAACCGTTCACCTTATCAGCCGGCTGAAGATCGTTTCACCGACAACCCAGCGCTTCATATTCAGCATGGCCTCTTTTACCACTGGGACCACTATCCAGATGAAGCTCTGTTTCTCGACGCCGAATACCTTCGCCGTCATTATGATCCGGATTTTTTGCTGATCCATCCGATGAATATTGACGATGCCGGCCATCAGTCCGGGCTTGATTCCGCTCACTATCGCAATACGGTGCGCCAAGCCGATATAATTTTATCTGATATCTTGCCCCAATGGATGGCTGCGGGGTATCAGATTCTGATCACCAGTGATCACGGTATGAACAATGATCGCTCTCACGGTGGCACCCTGATCGAGGAGCGCGAAGTCCCACTCTTCGTGATCGGTGAACACTTTAGCCACCAGCAGGCACAGATTGATCAGACTGACATTTGCGGTGTCATTTGCGAATTACTTGGACTGATTCACCAGAAACCAATTGCAAGAGGTATTCTCTGA
- a CDS encoding ABC transporter permease: protein MRLKKWRPLLWLIPFAVVFYIFQLSPMVWVVTNSFSDGTQPSLDNYREIFDSTFIQQGFSHSLWLALWSSLIGLLIAALLVSSLRHLNNRIRDAVIAFTNMSSNFVGVPLAFAFIIILGTNGALTLILRQLGILDEFNLYGRWGLLTIYTYFQIPLGALLLYPAFDALKKDWQEAAALLGANTRQYWFRIALPVLAPALFGTFIILFANAIGAYASAYALTLGNYNLITIRIASLVSGDLFLEPNLAAAISVLLIAILALVTIVNQWLIAQSDHTKSRPAKHRPIRRKNHAKHESDLP from the coding sequence ATGCGCCTGAAAAAATGGCGACCGCTGTTGTGGCTGATTCCGTTTGCCGTAGTTTTCTATATTTTTCAGCTCTCACCCATGGTGTGGGTCGTCACCAACAGTTTCAGCGACGGCACGCAACCATCACTGGACAATTACCGGGAAATCTTTGACTCAACCTTTATTCAGCAAGGCTTTAGTCATAGTTTATGGTTGGCTTTATGGTCGAGTCTGATAGGGCTGCTCATCGCAGCGCTGTTAGTCTCATCTCTGCGTCATCTCAACAACCGCATCCGAGATGCCGTGATTGCATTCACCAATATGAGTAGTAACTTTGTTGGTGTCCCCCTCGCTTTTGCTTTCATCATTATTCTCGGCACCAATGGCGCACTGACTCTGATTCTGCGTCAACTCGGGATTCTGGATGAATTCAATCTCTATGGTCGCTGGGGGCTGCTAACAATTTATACTTATTTTCAGATCCCACTCGGTGCCCTTTTACTCTACCCGGCATTCGATGCACTGAAAAAAGACTGGCAGGAAGCGGCAGCATTGCTTGGCGCGAATACGCGTCAATACTGGTTCAGAATAGCCCTTCCCGTGCTGGCGCCGGCGCTGTTCGGGACATTTATTATCTTATTCGCCAATGCCATCGGGGCCTATGCCAGTGCTTATGCACTCACCCTCGGCAACTACAACCTGATCACCATTCGGATTGCCAGTCTGGTTTCCGGTGACCTGTTTCTCGAACCCAATCTCGCCGCGGCCATCTCCGTCTTACTGATCGCCATTTTGGCTCTGGTCACCATCGTCAATCAATGGCTGATCGCTCAAAGTGACCATACCAAAAGCCGCCCGGCCAAACATCGTCCGATAAGAAGGAAAAACCATGCAAAACACGAATCAGATCTACCATAA
- a CDS encoding ABC transporter permease — protein MQNTNQIYHKSVVYGILLVLLIPIAATFAYALSARWGASILPEGFTFHWYVQLLSDPRFLAAFGRSLFVCITALLLATVLILPMMFVIFYYYPKLDKIMNILILLPFAVPPVVSSVGLLQLYADSQIALVGTPWILIGTNFTIALPFMYRAIANNLMALHLRDLIDAAHLLGASTTKAFWFIILPNLKKGLMASLFLSFSFLLGEFVFANILVGTRYETLQVYLYNMRQTSGHFTSALVMTYFFFIFVCTWLASRFNRGIPQ, from the coding sequence ATGCAAAACACGAATCAGATCTACCATAAAAGTGTCGTGTACGGGATTCTCTTGGTTTTACTGATCCCGATCGCAGCGACATTTGCGTATGCACTATCTGCGCGATGGGGGGCCTCAATTCTCCCCGAAGGTTTTACCTTCCATTGGTATGTGCAGTTACTCAGCGACCCACGCTTTCTGGCGGCATTCGGCCGTTCGTTATTTGTCTGCATCACGGCTCTGCTGCTGGCAACCGTGCTCATTCTACCGATGATGTTCGTCATTTTTTATTACTATCCAAAGCTGGATAAAATCATGAACATTCTGATCCTGCTACCGTTTGCCGTCCCACCGGTCGTCTCTTCCGTCGGGCTGCTTCAGCTCTATGCCGATAGTCAGATTGCACTCGTCGGCACCCCGTGGATTCTGATCGGTACCAATTTCACGATTGCGCTGCCATTCATGTACCGGGCAATCGCCAATAACCTGATGGCGCTCCATCTGCGCGATTTGATTGATGCCGCTCACTTGCTTGGTGCCAGCACCACCAAAGCGTTTTGGTTCATTATCTTGCCCAACCTGAAAAAAGGGCTGATGGCCTCACTATTTTTATCCTTCTCATTTTTGCTCGGTGAATTTGTGTTTGCCAATATTCTGGTCGGTACCCGTTATGAAACGTTGCAGGTTTATTTGTACAACATGCGTCAGACCAGCGGTCACTTTACCTCAGCATTGGTGATGACCTATTTTTTCTTTATTTTTGTCTGTACTTGGCTCGCGAGCCGCTTTAACCGGGGAATACCACAATGA
- a CDS encoding ABC transporter ATP-binding protein, which yields MSYVHINQLAKAFGEHTVFKEIQFSIEQGEFITLLGPSGCGKSTLLRCIAGLDPINNGEIWVDDNEISRQAPQQREIGMVFQSYALFPNMTVVDNIGFGLKMKGLDKPTIAQETQRFIELVELKGKEKHYPHELSGGQKQRVALARALIVRPRILLLDEPLSALDAKIRKILRQQIRAIQKELNLTTIFVTHDQEEAMQLSDRIFLMNQGEIVQQGRPESIYTQPANTFVAKFMGHYNLIDAQTANAWFGIESATQVAIRPESIYVREAGRHYEPHISAPQSATVVSHQLLGNVIRYTAAIGTQHLTVDLLNRSSERLFPVGQPLELLFNLNEIQPVRD from the coding sequence ATGAGTTATGTTCACATCAACCAGCTCGCCAAAGCATTCGGTGAGCATACCGTTTTCAAAGAAATTCAGTTTTCGATCGAGCAAGGTGAATTCATTACCTTACTCGGCCCCAGCGGCTGCGGAAAATCAACACTGTTGCGTTGTATTGCCGGACTAGATCCTATCAATAACGGTGAAATCTGGGTTGATGACAACGAGATCTCCCGTCAGGCACCGCAGCAACGAGAAATCGGCATGGTTTTTCAATCGTATGCACTCTTTCCGAATATGACGGTGGTCGACAATATTGGCTTTGGTCTGAAAATGAAAGGCCTCGATAAACCAACCATTGCGCAAGAAACGCAGCGCTTTATCGAACTGGTTGAACTAAAAGGAAAAGAAAAACATTACCCACACGAATTATCCGGTGGACAGAAACAGCGAGTTGCTTTAGCCAGAGCGCTGATTGTCCGGCCCCGAATTCTCCTGTTGGATGAGCCACTTTCAGCACTCGATGCCAAAATCAGGAAGATTCTGCGCCAGCAAATCCGCGCCATTCAAAAAGAACTGAACCTAACAACAATTTTTGTCACCCACGATCAGGAAGAAGCCATGCAACTTTCTGACCGGATTTTTCTCATGAATCAGGGAGAAATCGTCCAGCAAGGTCGTCCCGAAAGTATTTATACGCAACCTGCCAATACCTTTGTTGCCAAATTTATGGGTCATTATAATCTGATCGATGCCCAGACAGCCAACGCATGGTTCGGGATCGAGAGCGCCACACAGGTTGCCATTCGTCCCGAGTCGATTTATGTCAGAGAAGCCGGCCGCCATTATGAACCACACATTTCAGCGCCTCAATCAGCCACAGTGGTGAGTCATCAGTTACTTGGCAATGTGATTCGCTACACAGCAGCTATCGGGACTCAGCATCTGACGGTTGATTTGCTCAATCGATCCTCAGAACGATTATTTCCCGTTGGACAACCACTGGAACTTTTATTTAACCTGAACGAAATCCAACCCGTGAGAGATTAA
- a CDS encoding HAD family hydrolase has product MSNPLYVFDMDDTLIDGDSAMIWNAFLVEKGIVTDPDFLTRDREMMDLYAAGQMEMATYLNFTLTPLAHLPKTTVDALAEECVTTRILPRLFSEAQQLITELTEQHIPMLVISATVSFIVRPVAQKMGISDALGINLITKHQCYTSDIDGIPSYREGKVQRLDDWLASQPQPFSAVHFYTDSINDLPLCRHADYVYLINPAPALAQQAEGKPHWTIYHWGKTSPTTPDPSAVSA; this is encoded by the coding sequence ATGTCCAACCCTTTGTACGTTTTTGATATGGATGACACTCTGATCGATGGTGACAGTGCCATGATTTGGAATGCATTTTTAGTCGAGAAAGGCATTGTCACCGATCCAGATTTTCTAACGCGGGACCGCGAGATGATGGATTTATACGCAGCCGGTCAAATGGAGATGGCAACCTATCTCAACTTTACCCTCACCCCACTGGCTCACCTCCCCAAAACAACGGTCGATGCCTTGGCCGAAGAGTGCGTTACAACCCGCATCCTGCCACGACTTTTCAGTGAAGCGCAGCAACTCATCACCGAACTAACTGAACAACATATTCCGATGTTAGTCATCTCTGCCACAGTCAGTTTTATTGTTCGCCCGGTGGCGCAAAAAATGGGCATCTCCGATGCGTTAGGGATTAATCTCATCACAAAGCATCAGTGTTACACGTCCGACATCGACGGCATTCCCAGCTATCGGGAAGGCAAAGTCCAGCGGCTGGACGACTGGCTCGCTAGCCAGCCGCAACCCTTTTCGGCTGTACATTTCTATACCGATTCCATCAACGATTTACCGCTATGCCGGCACGCCGATTATGTCTATCTGATCAACCCGGCGCCGGCGCTTGCTCAACAGGCCGAAGGCAAACCACACTGGACCATTTATCACTGGGGCAAAACATCACCGACAACGCCCGATCCGTCGGCAGTATCCGCCTGA
- the cobD gene encoding threonine-phosphate decarboxylase CobD: MAKSGQHGGNTRQMAEKYGRKAEDILDFSANINPLGMPQTLRDAIISQVTCVERYPDIDYQHLHQAIARHHAAQMSRPESDFPASYVIAGNGATELIFQWVQQTQPRRALIVEPTFAEYRQALTRIGCDIERFVLVEQEGFAVTERLLAALHEELDCLFLCTPNNPTGLMPAPALLQQILNRSAELGIQLFVDESFIDFLPQHRGLTDVLDRYPNLFLLRSMTKFYAIPGLRLGYLLSANQPVLATLRDTREPWTINAFAALAADILLQDHAYAQQTYHWLHSEQSYLFQGLSQLPGLTVYPPAANYIFFRLHRADFDLQHALMQRNILIRHCANYPGLSTHDYRVAIRTREDNQQLLEALRDVLAHC, translated from the coding sequence ATGGCAAAAAGCGGACAACATGGCGGTAACACTCGGCAAATGGCCGAGAAGTATGGCCGAAAAGCGGAAGACATATTAGATTTTAGCGCCAATATCAACCCGCTGGGGATGCCTCAAACATTACGCGATGCCATCATCAGTCAAGTGACTTGTGTTGAACGCTACCCGGACATTGACTACCAACATCTGCATCAAGCAATTGCGCGTCACCATGCTGCGCAAATGAGTCGTCCTGAAAGTGATTTCCCAGCCAGTTATGTCATCGCAGGCAACGGGGCAACCGAACTGATTTTTCAGTGGGTACAACAGACACAGCCCCGTCGAGCGTTGATTGTCGAACCGACATTTGCGGAATACCGTCAGGCACTGACACGTATCGGGTGTGACATTGAGCGTTTTGTCTTAGTAGAACAAGAAGGATTTGCAGTCACCGAGCGCTTGTTGGCGGCACTGCATGAGGAATTGGATTGTCTGTTTCTCTGCACACCGAATAACCCGACCGGTCTGATGCCGGCGCCAGCGCTGCTGCAACAAATTTTAAACCGCTCGGCTGAACTTGGAATTCAGCTCTTTGTCGATGAGTCCTTTATTGATTTTCTGCCGCAACATCGGGGGCTCACCGATGTCCTTGACCGCTATCCGAACCTGTTTCTACTCCGTTCCATGACGAAGTTTTACGCCATTCCGGGGTTGCGGCTTGGCTATTTATTATCCGCCAATCAGCCGGTTCTGGCGACATTGCGCGACACCCGAGAGCCATGGACAATCAATGCCTTTGCGGCGCTGGCCGCAGACATCCTCTTACAGGATCACGCCTATGCGCAGCAGACTTATCACTGGCTGCACAGCGAGCAATCTTATCTGTTCCAAGGCTTGTCTCAGTTGCCGGGGTTAACGGTTTATCCGCCTGCGGCCAACTATATTTTCTTTCGCCTGCATCGGGCTGATTTCGATTTACAACATGCCCTGATGCAGCGCAACATCCTGATCCGCCACTGCGCCAACTACCCCGGCCTGTCGACACACGATTATCGCGTGGCAATTCGGACCCGTGAGGACAATCAGCAATTACTTGAGGCACTCAGGGATGTGCTTGCGCATTGCTAA
- the cobU gene encoding bifunctional adenosylcobinamide kinase/adenosylcobinamide-phosphate guanylyltransferase gives MATSLFIGGARSGKSSYAERQALAQLKQRMSEGVTAQLHYVATAIAFDPEMKQRIEQHQRRRGPEWCNHESPLMLAQTLAQFQPQDIVLVDCLTLWLNNVIYNDGETATKAMIEQHVQALVSALQDSPATIFCVSNEVGLGIIPMGEISRLYVDHAGWMNQAIAALAEQVTFMAAGLPMLLKGA, from the coding sequence ATGGCGACATCTCTTTTTATTGGCGGGGCGCGGAGCGGCAAATCCAGCTATGCGGAGCGGCAGGCATTGGCGCAGCTCAAACAGCGGATGTCGGAAGGCGTCACCGCACAACTACATTATGTTGCGACCGCAATTGCGTTTGATCCGGAGATGAAACAGCGGATTGAACAGCATCAGCGTCGCCGCGGGCCCGAATGGTGTAACCATGAATCTCCGCTCATGCTGGCGCAAACACTGGCGCAGTTTCAGCCGCAGGATATCGTGTTGGTGGACTGCCTGACTTTGTGGCTCAATAACGTTATCTATAACGACGGTGAGACCGCCACTAAAGCGATGATCGAGCAGCATGTACAGGCCTTAGTCAGTGCGTTGCAGGACTCTCCGGCGACGATTTTCTGTGTCTCCAACGAAGTCGGTCTCGGCATTATCCCGATGGGTGAAATTTCCCGCCTGTATGTTGATCACGCGGGATGGATGAATCAGGCGATTGCGGCACTGGCTGAACAAGTGACGTTTATGGCCGCCGGTTTGCCTATGTTGCTAAAAGGCGCTTAA
- a CDS encoding acyltransferase, whose protein sequence is MTTPRILKAQIKDITCGENVTIVEPANIYGCELKDDVFIGPFVEIQKNSVIGARTKIQSHAFICEFVTIGNDCFVGHGVMFANDLFKNGRPDPNPDNWGRTVIADNVIIGSNATVLPVDICDGAVIGAGSVVTKDITEKGIYAGNPARKLRDLP, encoded by the coding sequence ATGACAACCCCACGAATTTTAAAAGCTCAAATTAAAGATATAACCTGTGGTGAAAATGTTACGATTGTTGAGCCTGCGAATATTTATGGCTGCGAGCTTAAGGATGACGTGTTTATTGGGCCGTTTGTCGAAATACAAAAGAACTCAGTCATTGGTGCCCGGACAAAAATACAGTCGCACGCTTTCATTTGTGAGTTTGTCACGATTGGCAATGATTGTTTTGTCGGGCATGGGGTGATGTTTGCGAACGACCTTTTTAAGAACGGCCGGCCGGACCCAAACCCGGATAATTGGGGGCGCACCGTGATCGCAGACAACGTTATCATCGGCTCGAATGCAACCGTGCTGCCTGTTGATATCTGTGATGGCGCTGTGATTGGTGCCGGGAGTGTGGTGACGAAGGACATTACTGAGAAAGGGATCTACGCGGGAAATCCGGCCAGAAAGTTAAGAGACTTACCGTAA